CTATCGTCTACCCAAACAAAAACATCTACGATATGCTGTTTTTGTAGAGCACGCATGCTTTTCTCCTTGTTTGTTTTAGTCGATTAACAGGAGAAAGTGTAGCGTGCTTTATTTGTTGGGGCTAATTCGTGATTGGGGTCAACAACCCTTGATAGGATCGGTATTTATGTTACAGTAAGCCGCATGTTTGGAGACAAGGGCAAGAAAAACTTTGAGCGCTGTGAGCACAAGGAAGTTACCTTTCAGCGTATTGGCAATACTCAGCGTCAGATTATAGTCAGGGCAGTACTCGACTGTCCACGCACACAGGATACTAATCTCAATATTGACGTCCGGGCAGACGGTGAAGTCGATGAATACGGATTCGATGGTCCAGGCGTTCAAACCTGGGGCATAGATGGTGGGGGTGACATCAGGGCATATAAGTCACCCGCCGACGCCCAAGACCACCTGGGCCGAGCCGCTGGCCGGATGGCATGCGCAAATTGTCCCTACCCCAAAATGTCCCGCCTGGAAGTGTCAAAGGCACGTGCCGAAAGAGCCGAAGAACTCCGTGACGTTGCCGTTTATGATAAGCGACGCCTTGCGGCAGAAGTAGTTCGCAGGGAAGCGCTTGGTGAGGTGGAAGAACTCACCCGAAAACTAGAGCTTCCCCCATTCGACGACACGATATAACTTTTATGGGAGGCTAGGCATGACTAGGACTTGGCAGGAGCTTTTAATGAAGAACAAACTAATCGATGCCGTAGCGCTGGTTTGGCTACTAACGCTCGTAGGAAAGTTCTACACGTACTTTTTTGAGGTAGGCTATTTAAACTATTTTGGCATACCGTATCAGACGGTGCGTGTTGGTACTGAAAGCTACATTGCATTTGCGATTGCAGTGGTTTTTACCCTGCTCAGTTTGACTGCCTTCGGCACCGTATGGCTTTTCCTGCACTTCTATGCAATTTTGCAAGAAGTCTTGTTTGAGAAGGTTGGAGTTGTAATTTTGTACTGTTGGGTGACTCTTTTGACCAGCATGGCATTCATGCCCCTGCTCGCCTATTACAGGGACTTCTCTTGGGGAAAGTTTTTGCATGTCTTTTATATTGCCGCCCTATTGCTTGTCTTTAGTGGCCTGACGACATGGCTCGTAGCGCACTCATTTCCGCAGCTTCGAAGCATTATACAGAAATTCAAACTAGCAGCCCTCGGGCTTGTGTTTGCCTTTTCTGGCATAGGCTGGGCCCTATACCTTGGAAACTGGCTTGCCAGCACAGAGTCAACTTTCAGAAAGGTCGGCAGCAATCAGATTGTTGTGCGGCAATACGACAATATGCTTGTTTCGGCCGAAGTACATGACCAAAAACTAACAGGTAAGTATCATTACGACCCCACTGATCGCGTTGGCTCCTTTGAAGTTGTGAGCATGCAAAACCTCTCACGCCCAAATCAGTAGGTGTAAGATTGGGGCATGGAAGACCACAAGAAGCGGCCTACACAACGCGAGGAACAGACACCTGATTTCGAACGTTTCATGGAATATGGGCAGGGGCGCATGAAGCGTGATGAATACGGCGAGGCGGCCTCTTGGTTTGTCTGGGCCTATGTTGAAGCAACCAAAGCACCACCCGACCTACAGGGTGCAGCCGCTGCGGCAGTAGGAGCAGCCGAAGCGCAGTCCCTGACAGAAAGAACAGAAGACGCGGAGCGATGGCAGGAGATTGCAGCTGCCTGCCTGCGGCAATTAGAGTGAGCCTCCCCTACTGTGATTCGGCTCTAAGCTGATATCCCGGGCCTAAATCTACACTGGCCGGAGGAATAGCCTCGCTAGGCATATACGCCTCAGGGTCCTTTGCGGGTTCTATATATTCTTTAGCTGGCGTGGTGGTATTTGTTGCTGCTTCATCGTCCCCTATTCGTGGTCGCCCAATAAGTGTACCGCTGCCATCCAGGTACGTCGGGTGGTATCGGATTAGGTGCCCTTCTTTATTCATAACGACCTCAATCACGACAAAGAGATCACCATTCTCGCCCCTGGCCAAGCCACGGGCTATCCACGCAGGTTTGCCCGCGCCTGGGAGCCCTTTGCGCTCAGTCTTGAGGCCCTTCATTTTTATATCGCCGCACGCGAGGCCACTATTTGCCCGGGCATTCTCTTGGAGGCATCCCTGCCTAAGATACTGCTCTGCTCTATGGGGCATCCGGAACATGTTCAAAGCCGCTCCCATCCGCCCATGAGAATAGACAGATGGAGAAGCAGACAAAAGGCAGAATAGTGCAAACCCTACCATGTTTTGCCATCGGCGGCGCTTAGGCAGAAGTTTAAGAAAACCAGCAAAATAAGGGTCTTTCATACAACTCCTTAAGTAAAATAACTTTGCACATTATATAATATTGCAAGCTTTTTAGCAATATATACTGTGGACGAATTATATTTTTTGTGTTATTATACCTCTGTAAACTAAAAACTACTCGGAGTCACAAGGTATGGCAACAGCACATCCTAAGTATTATCAGATTCAGCCCAAGAAATTGTTCTGGCTGAGCGCCATAACATTTAACCTATACGAAATATATTGGTTCTACAAAAACTGGCAAGCCATAAAAGAAGCCGAACACTCCGATATCAGGCTCGTTTGGCGAGCCATATTTGCCGTCTTTTTTGTAAACTCACTCTTCAAAAAAATAGCTACAGACCTCAAACTAACACAGTTGGGGCGCTATACACGGATTAACGAAGACAGGGATTAACGAAGGATTAACGAAGACAGTCTTCTATAGGAAGGATTAACGAAGACAGTCTTCTATAGGTGTTAATTCATGTCAATCGTCAGCAAGCTGATACTTAACTTCCTCAAGTATATCTTTGTTCTCTTGATAATCGCGCAGAAACGCAAGATAATCTTCGCGACTTTTGAACTCAGACAAAACCTCGCTAAGTGATAGCCACCCTGGGCACTGCTCGCTAAAAACAAAACGCAGGCTTGAATAGCTATATGTCTGCCAGCGACGCGGATTCATGTGTATGTATCGCGAGATGTGGGTTAGGTAGCCATCGTTGTCGATTCGCTTTGCTTTATAGCGACTCTCAAACACTGAGCCTACGTGACGATATTTTAGGTTGAAGTATTTGCTGTAGCTTGTCATTAAGCTGCTCATGAGTTTTCGGAGTGATTGCGCATCGTCGGTCTGGTAGATCAACAAATGGATATGGTTAGTCATAAGACAGTACGACAATAGTTTGATATTGACGCTGTAGTTTGGATATACGACGCCTGTCTTGCTTGTTGCTTTCTGGTCAGAAAGGTATCTTTTAAAAAGTGACAGGAAGTAATGATAATCTTTTGCTTCTAGAAATATCTTTTGCTTGTTAGCGCCACGGGTGTAGACGTGATAATACGAATGTGGGGCATATTCTTTGATGGTGTTTTTCTGAGGCATACGACTAGAATAACAAAATGTGACACGTTTTTCTATCTGTTAGAAGACAGTCTTCGTTATCGTTCGTTATCGCCTTCGTTATCGTTATCTTGTTATCCTTCGTTATCGAATCGTTAAATAAAATGGTAAAAGATATCTTTTCCCTCTTAAGTTATTTTAATTTCAAAGCTGAGATCTTCACCATCGCCGCCCTTGAAATTAATGTGATTGCTTTTGATATAGTCGATTTTCAAATACAAAGCATGCATACCAGGCTTGACATGGAAGTCTTTCCTTTCGTTATCAGCGATTGTACCGATCTTTTTACCATCTACTAACACTTCGTAGTTACGAAGACTATCGGCATAACCGGAGTCTCGTTTAATGCATATCTTCATAATTCTCTATTCTACTTGAGTTACGAAGCTTATCCTCTTCCTGGAGACTGCCTGATCATCAGCATGGCATGTATTTCGCAATCTACTAATCCCTAACCTTTACCTGTAGTGGTCTTCTTCTTTTCTTTT
This sequence is a window from Verrucomicrobiia bacterium. Protein-coding genes within it:
- a CDS encoding transposase; its protein translation is MPQKNTIKEYAPHSYYHVYTRGANKQKIFLEAKDYHYFLSLFKRYLSDQKATSKTGVVYPNYSVNIKLLSYCLMTNHIHLLIYQTDDAQSLRKLMSSLMTSYSKYFNLKYRHVGSVFESRYKAKRIDNDGYLTHISRYIHMNPRRWQTYSYSSLRFVFSEQCPGWLSLSEVLSEFKSREDYLAFLRDYQENKDILEEVKYQLADD